Proteins encoded together in one Sceloporus undulatus isolate JIND9_A2432 ecotype Alabama chromosome 4, SceUnd_v1.1, whole genome shotgun sequence window:
- the LOC121928050 gene encoding thymosin beta-15A homolog: MGQGIKNLKKLKKTNTEEKNTLPSKETIEQEKESAKSS, encoded by the exons ATGGGTCaag GTATTAAAAACTTG AAGAAGCTGAAGAAGACCAACACCGAAGAGAAGAACACGCTGCCTTCCAAGGAGACCATCGAACAGGAGAAAGAGTCGGCCAAGTCCTCCTAG